TCCCAGACACGTTCTATTCCACAAACACTCATAAGGTTAAATTTCAAGAACTAGCACATTTTTCACTAATCCGCAACCGGCTCCTTTCCCGACTTCAAGCGTTATTCACAATTTATTAACATAATACACATTAACATTTAACATCGGCGTGACATTTTCCAAACATTACCGGCGTAAGGTAGGTGTAGATAACGTATTATGCGCGGATTATATACATGTCGTATATATAGGAGAGTCAATAAATATTGAAAAATATTGTCGGTAAAGTCAATGTGGCCGTCATTATCATAATGATAGCCCTCTTCGCTTCTCTCCTCCCAACCGGTCACGCTCAGGCCGATAATCCATCGATAAGCGTTTCTCCTGCTTGCTTGGAGGTAGAGAATAGCGCCAATTTCACGCTCGACATTCTAGTCAATACGAGTTTGCCTATTCGCGGTTGGCAATTGGTTTTCCTGATTGGTCAACGTACCACCATGTAATGTAAGAAATTTTTAAAGGTATTCAAGTGTTGAAAACGATAACAATAATCATATTGTGCTTGACCTTATTCACTTCATTCATGCAAGGCTGTGTTCATGGTATTAGCTATAAGTCTTATCAAGAATTGGAAACCAATGACCATTATTCCTTTGAATACCCGGATAATTTTAGTGTCACTATCCGGTCCGGCTATAATTTTCAGGAAGCAATGAACACCCTGGAATTAACCAATAATGTTTCTGATACTTCCCGGGTTCAGATACACCTGACAGTCCGGCAACCAACCGCCTCGGAAACAGACGTTGAGGCGGTGGTGAACAATATGTTGTCTGATGATTCGTATTGTATTGAAAAAGTACTGGAACGCTCTAAGGGAAAAATATCCGGGATACCGTGCGAATTATTCACGGCTCGCCTTAACTGGCATGAAACAATTTTCTACGGTACAGGTTCTGTTTTTATCTATAACGGACGACTTTGGAACCTCGGAGTGTCCTATCTCCCGGACAATGAAAAACCGGCCCGGGAAATTTTTAAACATGTTTTTGACACTTTTAAACTTTTACCATAAATTCTTTCATTATAACCATATCTCGGCTAATATCACCAAATAATTGTTTATTGCTTCTTTTTAAATCTAATGAAACACATTTTCACAATAATTACGTTATGTTTGATAGTATTATGTGTCGTATTATCTTGTTCCGGACCGAAGGACAGCAGGGACTATAAAACCGTTATCATCGACCAACTAGACGCCCTCTACCCTAACGAGCAATTCGTAGGAGAAGCTACCCGGCTTTTGGAGGACGCTGGGTTTTCGGTTGACGTAATTCAAGGCGACCAAATTAACGTTGAATTCTACCGGAAATTGGCCGCTAAAGATTATCACCTGATCATCTTCCGGGTACATTCCACGATGAAACCGGGGACTACCGAGGATAACGGCACCACTTACCTCTTCACCAACGAACCGTATGACAAGACTAAATACGTTTCCCACCAGCTGGCCGGACAGGTGATGCCTGCATGTCTGGATGAAAACAACCCGGAATTTTTCGCTGTTTCGGCGGACTATCTTACCAAATACGGGGAAGGCCGCTTTAACAAGTCCGTCATCATCATGATGGGTTGTTTGAGCCTAATAACCCCGGACATGGCGGAGTCCTTCATCAGTCAGGGGGCGCTGTTTTACTGCGGCTGGACCGGCAGCGTCAAGCTGGATTACGTAGACGACTTTACATTAGCATTCCTGGCCAATCTTACCACGGATAACACCACCTTCAAGCAGGCCTGTTACCTGACCGCCGATGTAAAAGGCCCCGACCCCACTTATCACACTATTTTCAGTTATTACCCTACTGAAAACGAGGACTATTCTCTTTCTTCTATTAAGTAAGGCACTATATCTTACCAAAAGAATTACAGAAAAAAGCAATAAACAATAAAGTAGGTTGTGTATTCTATTCCGTCAAGCTGAAAGCCAGTTCAAAGGTTCTGTCTATCGTACAGTACCGCCCACCATCCGTGCCCCGCTTCTTTGCCCCGCCCCGATAACCAAGATACAAGTGACCAGCCTGCGCTGGAGCTCCGGCGGGCAGGCAAGTAACAAACTGCCCCGCCCCCGGTTTTAACTGATATGCTGTTACTCCAGCGGAATCACGAATTGCCCGTTTTTGTAGAGCAGCTGGCCGTCAACGGTAACTTCCCCGCCTTGCCTCATATCGCAAATCATATCCCAGTGAATCGCCGATTCGTTTTTGGCGCCGGTTTCAGGGTAGCCGGCCCCCAGAGCCATGTGGAAACTGCCGCCAATTTTCTCGTCAAAGAGGATTTGTTTGGTAATCCTGGTGATGCCCTGGTTATTGCCGAAAGCGAATTCACCCACGCGCCGGGCGCCTTCATCCGTGTCCAGCGTTTTTATTAAAAACTCCTCGTTCTTGGCCGCGGCAGCCTTGACGGCTTTGCCGTTTTCAAACCAGAGTCGGATGCCCTCTACTTCGTGCCCGTTTTCAATAGTAGGGTAGGAGAAATAGACATGCCCGTTCATACTGTCCTCCACCGGTCCGGTAAAAACTTCTCCATCCGGCATGTTCTGATGTCCGTCACAGTTAATAAATTTACGGCTGGCAATGCTGAAGGTGAGGTCGGTCTCCGGGGCGGTAACATGGATGTTTTTCTTGCCCTTCAGCCAGTCCACCACCTTCTGCTGCCGGGCGGAGAAACGTTTCCAGTAGCCGATGGGGTCGTTCATATCTCCCAGGCAGGCGGAATATACAAAGTCCTCATATTCGTCCAGGCTCATCTCCGCATCCTGGGCATAGGCATTGGTGGGGAACATCGCATAAGTCCAGCGCAATTCTCCGCGCGCGGACCTGTTCAGCATAGTTTTACGCAGCTCGGTGCGGGACTGCTGGCGCGCTACCAATTTAGCGGGGTCTACATTGGTGAGGGCTTTGGTGTTGTCTTCGGCGGCTATATAAATCCGCACATCATAGGTGTCAGTCAACAGTTTGGCGGGAGGCGGCAGGTGTCTGATTTGCTCATCGGAGGCATACCGGTAGATCAACTCGTCGATGCCGTTCGGGGAGGTTTGTAAAAAGGGGTGCCCGCCGGCCTGCAATACCTTGATAAAAACGGCTTTATGCAGCGGCTCCGCCGTGTATTCCCCCTGGATAGCTACCTTATCACCGGGTTTAACCGCCACGGAATAATTGACCAGCAGGTCCGCCAGCTTTTCTACGCGCAAATCCGCCATGGAATGGTCCTCCTTAAGTAAAAACGATGGCACCGGCCATATTTTATCACTTAAAAACGAATGGCAACAAATTCCCGCCGCAATGACCAAGATACAAGTAACAAACAGCCCCGCCCCTTTTCCCCGCCTTAAACATACTCCCATAACACCGCACTACAGGAAAAGCATTCCGGGTCCGGGCTTGCTATAATCTGGATATCAACGCTTAACTGGAGATTGGGAAGACGGCCGGATGATACAGACAGTACTGGACATTATCGATAACCGCATCACGGAAAGATTAACCCCGCCGGGGCTGGCCGGGGAAATCGGTTATTCCGCCTTTCATTTCAACCGCAAGTTTTCCCGGGCCGCCGGCATCACCTTGATGGCTTATATCACCCGCCGCAAGCTCCAG
The Dehalococcoidales bacterium genome window above contains:
- a CDS encoding aminopeptidase → MADLRVEKLADLLVNYSVAVKPGDKVAIQGEYTAEPLHKAVFIKVLQAGGHPFLQTSPNGIDELIYRYASDEQIRHLPPPAKLLTDTYDVRIYIAAEDNTKALTNVDPAKLVARQQSRTELRKTMLNRSARGELRWTYAMFPTNAYAQDAEMSLDEYEDFVYSACLGDMNDPIGYWKRFSARQQKVVDWLKGKKNIHVTAPETDLTFSIASRKFINCDGHQNMPDGEVFTGPVEDSMNGHVYFSYPTIENGHEVEGIRLWFENGKAVKAAAAKNEEFLIKTLDTDEGARRVGEFAFGNNQGITRITKQILFDEKIGGSFHMALGAGYPETGAKNESAIHWDMICDMRQGGEVTVDGQLLYKNGQFVIPLE